A genomic region of Kribbella sp. NBC_00382 contains the following coding sequences:
- a CDS encoding metallopeptidase family protein — translation MIEMSRADFELLVSEALDQVPTELAALIDNVAVFVEDDAPSSDPHLLGIYEGIPLTERGHYYGGVLPDRITIYRNPTLQICETVEDVVEEVHITVVHEIAHHFGIDDARLHQLGYG, via the coding sequence GTGATCGAGATGAGCCGGGCTGATTTCGAGTTGCTGGTGTCCGAGGCGCTGGATCAGGTGCCGACCGAGCTGGCGGCGTTGATCGACAACGTGGCGGTGTTCGTCGAGGACGACGCGCCGAGCAGCGATCCGCATCTGCTCGGGATCTACGAGGGCATCCCGCTGACCGAGCGCGGGCACTACTACGGCGGCGTACTACCGGACCGGATCACCATCTACCGCAACCCGACGCTGCAGATCTGCGAGACGGTCGAGGACGTCGTCGAAGAAGTCCACATCACCGTGGTGCACGAGATCGCCCACCACTTCGGCATCGACGACGCCCGCCTGCACCAACTCGGCTACGGCTAA
- a CDS encoding polyprenol monophosphomannose synthase produces MAESAKIIVVVPTYNERENLPVLAALLSDLKLPGLQMLVVDDNSPDGTGDVADELAKAAPTEVSVLHRTEKDGLGRAYIAGISRALDENADIVIQMDADLSHPASVIPTMVNILQTTDAAVVIGSRYVEGGEAAAEWAWHRRLLSAFANVYVNTLLRLHVKDATAGFKAWKADTLRAIDVSTIQSNGYSFQVEMNYRTVRQGRRIAETPIRFEERTVGASKMSLKVQLESALMPWKLLFKRS; encoded by the coding sequence ATGGCTGAGAGCGCCAAGATCATCGTGGTGGTGCCGACCTACAACGAGCGGGAGAACCTGCCCGTCCTGGCGGCGCTGCTGTCCGACCTGAAGCTGCCCGGGCTGCAGATGCTGGTGGTCGACGACAACTCCCCCGACGGCACCGGCGACGTCGCCGACGAGCTGGCCAAGGCCGCGCCGACGGAGGTCTCCGTCCTGCACCGGACCGAGAAGGACGGCCTCGGCCGCGCCTACATCGCCGGGATCAGCCGGGCGCTCGACGAGAACGCCGACATCGTGATCCAGATGGACGCCGACCTGTCGCACCCGGCCTCGGTGATCCCGACCATGGTCAACATCCTGCAGACGACCGACGCTGCCGTGGTGATCGGTTCCCGGTACGTCGAAGGTGGCGAGGCCGCAGCGGAGTGGGCCTGGCATCGACGGCTGCTGTCGGCCTTTGCGAATGTGTATGTGAACACGCTTCTGCGCCTGCATGTGAAGGACGCCACGGCGGGCTTCAAGGCGTGGAAGGCGGACACGCTGCGCGCGATCGACGTGTCGACGATCCAGAGCAACGGGTACTCGTTCCAGGTGGAGATGAACTACCGGACGGTGCGCCAGGGCCGGCGGATCGCGGAGACGCCGATCCGGTTCGAGGAGCGGACCGTCGGGGCTTCGAAGATGAGCCTGAAGGTGCAGCTGGAGTCGGCGCTGATGCCTTGGAAGCTGCTGTTCAAGCGGTCCTAG
- a CDS encoding D-sedoheptulose-7-phosphate isomerase, with protein sequence MTQLYVDRVIARQLERHTEVAEAMHSQLDAIQAIADELIRRLDMGGVLYTYGNGGSAADAQHLVGELIGRYLRERRPLPAVALVGDAAVTSCIANDYGYEDVFSRQVQALVRPGDMVVGFSTSGTSPTVVKGLEAARNAGACSVAFTSRRGIGLAAAADLALVVPAEETARIQEMHLLALHMVSELVDQWAAAF encoded by the coding sequence ATGACACAACTCTATGTAGACCGGGTCATCGCCAGGCAGCTCGAGCGCCACACCGAGGTCGCCGAGGCGATGCACAGCCAGCTGGACGCGATCCAGGCGATCGCCGACGAGCTCATCCGCCGACTGGACATGGGCGGAGTGCTCTACACGTACGGGAACGGCGGATCCGCCGCCGACGCACAGCACCTGGTCGGTGAACTCATCGGCCGCTACCTCAGGGAACGGCGGCCGCTGCCCGCCGTAGCCCTGGTCGGGGACGCGGCCGTGACCAGTTGCATCGCCAACGACTACGGGTACGAGGACGTGTTCTCGCGGCAGGTCCAGGCCCTCGTCAGACCGGGAGACATGGTCGTCGGCTTCAGCACGTCCGGGACCTCACCGACCGTGGTCAAGGGGCTGGAGGCGGCCCGAAACGCCGGAGCCTGCTCGGTGGCCTTCACTTCCCGGCGCGGGATCGGCCTGGCGGCGGCGGCTGATCTGGCCCTCGTCGTACCGGCCGAGGAGACCGCGAGGATCCAGGAGATGCACCTGCTGGCCCTGCACATGGTCAGCGAACTGGTCGACCAGTGGGCCGCCGCCTTCTGA
- a CDS encoding LacI family DNA-binding transcriptional regulator translates to MTGESRKQQSRPTVQDVAREAGVSPSTVSRALHTRGYASPEVRERVQAAAQRLGYVPNHMARNLRSRTSTAIGVLISDLRNPFYADLAAGIEEVLRFEGHQMILVNDNGDPEEEMHAAETLLAMQVAGVIVTPVAAACPKMLQDNGIHVVSADRQLGRGGDAVLSDNKAGARELTEHLLGLGHERIGLLIDETKWSTGAGRLAGFRAAYEDAGLELDEDLIVFTSFDAEAAKETTRKLLDEQHVTAILSANNVLAQGALAELKRRRLRIPNKISLAAYDDVPWMSLVQPGITTVDQHTVDLGRSAAQLLLARIRDELPARRRIVRVAPRLVVRGSTGPAPRN, encoded by the coding sequence GTGACCGGGGAATCCAGGAAGCAACAGAGCCGGCCGACCGTGCAGGACGTCGCCCGGGAGGCAGGCGTCTCGCCGTCGACTGTGTCGCGCGCCCTGCACACCCGGGGCTACGCCTCACCAGAGGTCCGCGAACGTGTCCAGGCGGCCGCCCAGCGGCTCGGCTACGTGCCGAACCACATGGCCCGCAACCTGCGCAGCCGGACGTCGACCGCGATCGGCGTACTGATCTCCGACCTGCGCAACCCGTTCTACGCCGATCTGGCCGCCGGGATCGAGGAGGTGCTCCGGTTCGAGGGGCACCAGATGATCCTGGTGAACGACAACGGCGACCCTGAAGAGGAGATGCACGCGGCGGAGACGCTGCTGGCGATGCAGGTGGCCGGGGTGATCGTGACTCCGGTCGCGGCCGCCTGCCCGAAGATGCTGCAGGACAACGGCATCCACGTGGTCTCCGCCGACCGGCAGCTCGGGCGCGGCGGCGACGCCGTCCTGAGCGACAACAAGGCCGGAGCGCGGGAGCTGACCGAGCACCTGCTCGGACTCGGCCACGAGCGGATCGGCCTGCTGATCGACGAGACCAAGTGGTCGACCGGCGCGGGCCGGCTGGCCGGGTTCCGGGCGGCCTACGAGGACGCCGGTCTGGAGCTGGACGAGGACCTGATCGTCTTCACCAGCTTCGACGCGGAGGCGGCCAAGGAGACCACCCGCAAGCTGCTCGACGAGCAGCACGTGACCGCGATCCTGTCCGCCAACAACGTGCTGGCGCAGGGCGCACTGGCCGAATTGAAGCGCCGGAGACTCCGGATACCGAACAAAATCAGCCTCGCCGCATATGACGACGTGCCGTGGATGTCACTGGTCCAACCGGGCATCACCACGGTGGATCAGCACACTGTGGATCTGGGCCGTAGCGCTGCGCAACTATTGCTGGCCAGAATCCGGGATGAACTGCCCGCCAGACGGCGAATCGTGCGAGTTGCGCCACGTCTTGTTGTCCGCGGATCTACCGGACCGGCTCCCAGAAACTGA
- a CDS encoding ATP-binding protein, which yields MGRRTSLAIGVRTVGEAVVVSPSGTLELTTAPQLRTFLARRLADQPGAVIVLLQDLVLARAYSLSVFTNLARQVADWSGTPFVLVTGRNRSHELQRHSELISRFIPVFPDLATALASIRNPPARQLSKLRLAPESHSASTARRFVASVCELWHCEDLSEDAVAITSELVANVIRHAHTDADLRLELRRQVLTIAVSDGSPDLPVRRPLGVRDGGLGLGIVATLATAWGANPTSIGGKLVWATIRLRSPNARVAINNSWRNGL from the coding sequence ATGGGTCGAAGGACTTCCTTGGCGATCGGCGTCCGGACCGTCGGGGAGGCGGTCGTGGTCAGCCCGTCGGGAACTCTCGAACTGACCACCGCTCCGCAGTTGCGGACCTTTCTCGCCCGCCGGCTGGCCGATCAGCCCGGAGCGGTGATCGTGCTGCTGCAAGATCTCGTACTGGCCCGCGCCTACTCGCTCAGCGTCTTCACCAATCTCGCCCGGCAGGTCGCGGACTGGTCCGGCACTCCGTTCGTACTCGTCACCGGCCGGAACCGCAGCCACGAGCTGCAACGGCACTCGGAGCTGATCTCCCGCTTCATCCCCGTCTTCCCCGACCTGGCCACCGCGCTGGCGTCCATCCGCAACCCGCCGGCCCGGCAGCTCAGCAAGCTCAGGCTCGCTCCTGAGTCGCACAGCGCGTCCACCGCCCGCCGGTTCGTCGCCTCCGTCTGCGAGCTGTGGCACTGCGAAGACCTCTCCGAGGACGCGGTCGCGATCACCTCGGAGCTGGTGGCCAACGTGATCCGGCACGCGCACACGGACGCCGACCTCCGCCTGGAGCTGCGCCGCCAGGTACTCACCATCGCAGTCTCGGACGGCAGCCCTGACCTGCCTGTACGCCGTCCGCTGGGCGTCCGCGACGGTGGGCTGGGACTCGGCATCGTCGCGACACTGGCGACCGCGTGGGGCGCCAATCCGACCTCGATCGGCGGCAAACTCGTCTGGGCCACGATCCGGCTGCGGTCGCCGAACGCGCGGGTGGCGATCAACAACAGCTGGCGCAACGGTCTGTAG
- a CDS encoding CheR family methyltransferase translates to MTTTPPDTDDDTGAVDALLDYLRESRGFDFGGYKRSGLVRRIRHRMGQLGVTGFQEYLDLLQVDPNEFTALFNTILINVTGFFRDPESWDRLRTEVVPALLAERSPGDSLRAWSTGCSSGQEAYSLAILLAEELGLESYLKQVKIYATDIDEDALNQARHATYSAADLEAVPAELRDKYFEPRNDQYVFHPDLRRTVIFGRNDLVQDAPISRVDLLLCRNTLMYFNAETQQRVLNRFHFALVPRGVLFLGRAEMLLGRSRLFEPIDLKQRMFRRVADRSMTAGRRPPQVPEPEPLVDRLRELALAASPIAQLVVGVDDTLVMQSDQAATLFGLSPRDLGRPMRELEVSYQPLALRGHLDRVMAERKPVRVSEVEFGRPGGVVHWFEVHLIPVLDGPDLLGVSVVFHDVSATRALRLEVERASRQLESTNAELQSTNEELETTNEELQSTVEELETTNEELQSTNEELETMNEELQSANDELQITNEAVRERSTELNDVNNFLEAVLTAFTSGVIVVDLEMRILAWNAAAQELWGVRSDEAEGQHLLNLDVGLPADVLRPLVREALTDPGQTSEARLNAVNRRGRAIVVRLLCSALRAADGKQRGALLTMEPVDEQ, encoded by the coding sequence GTGACCACTACTCCCCCGGACACCGACGATGACACCGGTGCGGTCGATGCCCTGCTCGACTACCTTCGCGAGTCCCGCGGCTTCGACTTCGGCGGGTACAAGCGGAGCGGGCTGGTGCGCCGGATCCGGCACCGGATGGGCCAGCTCGGGGTCACCGGCTTCCAGGAGTACCTGGACCTCCTGCAGGTGGACCCGAACGAGTTCACCGCGCTGTTCAACACGATTCTGATCAACGTCACCGGCTTCTTCCGGGATCCGGAGTCGTGGGACCGGTTGCGCACCGAGGTGGTACCGGCGCTGCTGGCCGAACGAAGCCCCGGCGACTCGCTCCGGGCCTGGAGCACGGGCTGTTCGTCCGGCCAGGAGGCCTACTCCCTGGCGATCCTGCTGGCGGAGGAACTGGGACTGGAGTCCTACCTCAAGCAGGTGAAGATCTATGCGACCGACATCGACGAGGACGCCCTGAACCAGGCCCGGCACGCGACGTACTCGGCTGCCGACCTGGAAGCCGTGCCGGCCGAGCTGCGGGACAAGTACTTCGAGCCCCGCAACGACCAGTACGTCTTCCACCCGGATCTGCGCCGCACGGTGATCTTCGGCCGCAACGACCTGGTACAGGACGCGCCCATCTCCCGGGTCGACCTGCTGCTGTGCCGCAACACCTTGATGTACTTCAACGCCGAGACCCAGCAGCGGGTGCTGAACCGCTTCCACTTCGCGCTGGTCCCGCGCGGCGTGCTCTTTCTCGGCCGCGCCGAGATGCTGCTCGGGCGGTCCCGGCTGTTCGAGCCGATCGACCTGAAGCAGCGGATGTTCCGCCGGGTGGCCGACCGGTCGATGACGGCCGGCCGCCGGCCGCCGCAGGTACCCGAGCCCGAGCCGCTGGTCGATCGGCTACGCGAGTTGGCTCTCGCCGCCAGCCCGATCGCCCAGCTCGTGGTCGGCGTCGACGACACCCTGGTGATGCAGAGCGACCAGGCGGCCACCCTGTTCGGGCTGTCCCCGCGCGACCTCGGCCGGCCGATGCGGGAGCTCGAGGTGTCCTACCAGCCGCTCGCGTTGCGGGGTCACCTGGACCGGGTGATGGCCGAGCGCAAACCGGTCCGGGTCTCCGAGGTGGAGTTCGGCCGGCCCGGCGGGGTCGTGCACTGGTTCGAGGTCCACCTCATCCCGGTCCTGGACGGTCCTGATCTGCTCGGCGTCTCGGTGGTCTTCCACGACGTCAGCGCGACCCGCGCACTGCGCCTCGAGGTCGAGCGCGCCAGTCGCCAGCTGGAGTCGACCAACGCCGAACTGCAATCCACCAACGAGGAACTCGAAACCACCAACGAGGAACTCCAGTCGACGGTGGAGGAACTGGAGACCACCAACGAGGAACTTCAGTCCACCAACGAGGAACTCGAGACGATGAACGAGGAGCTGCAGTCGGCCAACGACGAGCTCCAGATCACCAACGAGGCCGTGCGCGAGCGTAGTACCGAGCTGAACGACGTGAACAACTTCCTCGAGGCGGTGCTGACCGCCTTCACCTCTGGGGTCATCGTGGTCGACCTCGAGATGCGCATCCTGGCCTGGAACGCGGCGGCCCAGGAGCTGTGGGGTGTGCGCAGCGACGAGGCCGAGGGGCAGCATCTGCTCAACCTCGATGTCGGACTCCCGGCCGATGTACTCCGCCCGCTGGTGCGCGAGGCGCTGACCGATCCCGGCCAGACCAGCGAGGCACGGTTGAACGCGGTGAACCGGCGCGGGCGGGCGATCGTCGTACGGCTGCTCTGCAGCGCACTGCGCGCCGCAGACGGCAAACAGCGCGGCGCTCTGTTGACGATGGAGCCCGTCGACGAGCAGTGA
- a CDS encoding ATP-binding protein — MSRTDRLRLAVRTVGEAIVVSPSGVLDVASAPQLRTFLLKQLADQPAAVIVLLQDLVLARAYSLSVFTSVARQTTDWSGVPLVLVIGRGQDRQLQLHSEVAARFIPVFRDLASALASINRAPARQLTKLRLAAQSGSAGVARRYVAATCELWRCEEVAENAVAIVSELVANSVIHARTDAVLRLELRRQLLTVAVSDGDSTLPAPQPRNDALEGGRGLAIVSALSTAWGCHSTSTGGKVVWATLRVPGPDTAAVLNNGWRNGK, encoded by the coding sequence ATGAGCAGGACTGACCGCCTGCGGTTAGCGGTACGGACGGTCGGCGAAGCGATCGTGGTGAGCCCGTCCGGAGTCCTCGACGTGGCCTCCGCTCCACAGTTGCGAACGTTCCTGCTCAAGCAACTCGCGGACCAGCCCGCGGCCGTGATCGTGCTGCTGCAGGACCTTGTCCTCGCCAGGGCGTACTCACTCAGTGTGTTCACCAGCGTGGCCCGGCAGACCACCGACTGGTCAGGGGTCCCCCTGGTCCTGGTCATCGGCCGCGGTCAGGATCGTCAGCTCCAGCTGCATTCGGAGGTGGCCGCGCGGTTCATCCCCGTCTTCCGGGACCTCGCCTCGGCGCTCGCCTCGATCAACCGGGCGCCGGCCCGGCAGCTGACCAAGCTGCGGCTCGCCGCCCAATCCGGCAGTGCCGGCGTGGCCCGCCGGTATGTCGCCGCCACCTGCGAGCTGTGGCGCTGCGAGGAGGTCGCGGAGAACGCCGTCGCGATCGTCTCCGAGCTGGTCGCCAACTCGGTCATCCATGCTCGTACCGATGCCGTCCTGCGTCTCGAACTGCGCCGGCAACTACTGACCGTGGCGGTCAGCGACGGCGACTCCACCCTGCCGGCGCCGCAGCCGCGCAACGATGCCCTGGAAGGCGGCCGCGGTCTCGCCATCGTCTCTGCCCTGTCGACGGCCTGGGGCTGCCATTCGACCTCCACCGGCGGAAAGGTCGTCTGGGCGACGCTCCGGGTCCCGGGCCCGGATACGGCGGCGGTGCTCAACAACGGCTGGCGCAACGGGAAGTAG
- a CDS encoding chemotaxis protein CheB, protein MTVSRSGNPPGLVVIGASAGGVQALRSVVERLPADLAASVLIVLHMAPDGSSALAGILGAVGRLPTTSATHGAITEPGHVYVAPPGHHLLVDETRMLLSAGPPESGHRPGIDALFRSAARTRGSSVVGVVLSGALDDGTAGLVEIKAHGGLAIVQDPEEAAYRGMPDSALTNVQVDHVLPAAEIGQQLGRILSMPRAESGKTSALPISQQDQTCREGSDSASGAPDEEIQVALWLAVRTLEEKAGLNRRMAAAARLRGTTELSRRYEEAVGETAAAALVLRRWLTSAPTPPMPREGAGHEQD, encoded by the coding sequence ATGACCGTCAGCCGCTCGGGAAATCCCCCCGGACTGGTCGTCATCGGGGCGTCGGCCGGCGGCGTGCAGGCACTGCGGTCCGTGGTGGAGCGGCTGCCGGCCGACCTGGCCGCGAGCGTGCTGATCGTCCTGCACATGGCGCCCGACGGGTCGAGCGCACTGGCCGGAATCCTCGGCGCCGTCGGCAGGTTGCCGACTACGTCGGCCACCCACGGCGCGATCACCGAACCGGGCCACGTGTACGTCGCTCCACCCGGTCACCACCTGCTCGTCGACGAGACCCGGATGCTCTTGTCGGCGGGGCCACCCGAGAGCGGCCATCGGCCGGGAATCGACGCGTTGTTCCGGTCGGCTGCCCGGACCAGGGGCAGCTCAGTCGTCGGGGTCGTGCTGTCTGGTGCTCTGGACGACGGGACTGCAGGGCTGGTCGAGATCAAGGCCCACGGCGGCCTGGCGATCGTGCAGGACCCCGAGGAGGCGGCGTACCGGGGGATGCCGGACAGCGCGCTGACCAACGTCCAGGTCGACCATGTGCTTCCCGCGGCCGAGATCGGCCAACAACTGGGCCGGATACTGAGCATGCCGCGGGCCGAAAGCGGGAAGACTTCCGCTTTACCGATCTCTCAGCAGGACCAGACATGCCGTGAAGGATCGGACTCGGCGTCAGGCGCGCCCGATGAAGAGATCCAGGTGGCCTTGTGGTTGGCAGTGAGGACCCTCGAGGAGAAGGCCGGGCTGAACCGGCGAATGGCCGCGGCCGCCAGACTTCGTGGCACCACGGAGCTCAGCCGCAGGTACGAGGAAGCGGTCGGCGAGACCGCGGCCGCGGCCCTGGTGCTGCGCCGGTGGCTGACCTCGGCGCCAACTCCTCCGATGCCGCGCGAGGGAGCCGGCCATGAGCAGGACTGA
- a CDS encoding STAS domain-containing protein, translated as MTIQPDQGDGEMIRTTFGAVTEGIQPGILVVRLSGEIDIATTDFAAEAIRAAIAPPARLVLIDVSAVTFCSSAGLGNLVEARQLAGQHGIDLALVGVGRPVDRPLTITGLGREFRIYASVDDALSHG; from the coding sequence GTGACGATCCAGCCCGATCAGGGGGATGGCGAGATGATCCGGACGACGTTCGGCGCCGTCACCGAGGGGATCCAGCCCGGCATCCTGGTGGTCCGGCTGTCCGGTGAGATCGACATCGCCACCACCGATTTCGCCGCCGAAGCGATCCGGGCGGCGATCGCACCACCGGCCCGGCTGGTGCTGATCGACGTGTCCGCGGTGACGTTCTGCAGCTCCGCCGGATTGGGAAATCTGGTCGAGGCGCGGCAACTGGCCGGGCAACATGGCATCGATCTCGCATTGGTCGGGGTCGGCCGCCCGGTCGACCGTCCGCTGACCATCACCGGCCTCGGCCGCGAATTCCGGATCTACGCCTCCGTCGACGACGCGCTGAGCCATGGCTGA
- a CDS encoding DNA alkylation repair protein: MDHRKMPGMATQAELTILQKARGKALDELFLSLMIKHHEGAGDRHDEAVAEGVLTLPTIDDLLSEIDEAADPATADTLARYFQVKPGGYGDGDRMIGVKLSTLRVLLKQYLRAGLPLPDIERALTSPIHEHRLAVLCLLADRASRALKPRTANPAELTAIYDLYLRNTKFIDNWDLVDCSAPEIVGGQLLDHPRDPLYRLIASGNLWERRIALVATHRLIRSGETADTFALAELVLDDREDLIHKASGWMLREAGKHTAPNELLAFLDKHATRMPRTMLRYAIERLPAETRKHYLHLGQ; this comes from the coding sequence ATGGACCACAGGAAGATGCCCGGGATGGCGACCCAGGCCGAGCTGACCATCCTGCAGAAGGCCCGTGGCAAGGCCCTCGACGAGCTGTTCCTGAGCCTGATGATCAAGCATCATGAGGGGGCCGGAGATCGCCACGATGAAGCAGTTGCAGAAGGAGTACTGACCCTGCCCACCATCGACGACCTGCTCAGCGAGATCGACGAAGCGGCGGACCCGGCGACTGCCGACACCCTCGCGCGCTACTTCCAGGTCAAACCCGGCGGCTACGGCGACGGCGACCGGATGATCGGCGTCAAACTCTCCACCCTGCGCGTCCTGCTGAAGCAGTACCTCCGGGCCGGCCTTCCTCTGCCGGACATCGAGAGAGCGCTGACCAGTCCGATCCACGAACACCGGCTCGCAGTCCTCTGCCTCTTGGCAGACCGCGCCTCCAGAGCCCTCAAGCCCCGTACTGCGAACCCCGCGGAGCTGACCGCGATCTACGACCTGTACCTGCGCAACACGAAGTTCATCGACAACTGGGACCTGGTCGACTGCAGCGCCCCCGAGATCGTCGGCGGCCAGCTGCTCGACCACCCTCGCGACCCGCTCTACCGATTGATTGCCTCCGGCAACCTCTGGGAACGCCGGATCGCTCTGGTGGCCACCCATCGCCTGATCCGCAGCGGCGAGACCGCCGACACCTTCGCCCTGGCCGAGCTGGTCCTCGACGACCGCGAAGACCTTATCCACAAGGCCTCCGGCTGGATGCTCCGCGAGGCCGGCAAGCACACCGCTCCCAACGAGCTGCTCGCCTTCCTCGACAAGCACGCGACCCGGATGCCCCGCACCATGCTCCGCTACGCGATCGAGCGCCTCCCCGCCGAGACCCGGAAGCACTACCTGCATCTCGGTCAGTGA
- a CDS encoding neutral/alkaline ceramidase → MRRRPRSLVALVAFALVATGLNLHRTPPAQAVDSAYLVGRGISDITGPAAENGMMGYSKFGQNTTGIHQRLRARAFVTVEQATGERVAYVNSDLGMIFQAQRDAVLAKLQAKYGNLYSERNVLLSATHTHSGPGGQSHNLAYNLSIYGFQKQAFDATVDGIVEAITKAHQNLAPGTISLGRSTLTNASVNRSRIAFDQNPAADRAAFPQAIDPAVTVLRFQQGGTDIGAISWFATHATSITNENTLISPDNKGYAAYRWEHDEKGVRYLDESQGFVAAFPNSNAGDMSPNLNLKPGSGPTEDPLLNEQILGERQQQAAEQAYNGPRATITGSIDARMRFVDMSAVQVDPQYTPDGEAHRTCTGVVGASTLAGSVEDGPAIPIIPEGVTNPFFEALKPFKVDVAPWLISCQSPKLAAVPTGLLQATPDIVPIQLVKLGQFYLVAMPGEVTIVAGLRLRRTVAAELGVPIENVLISGYSNAYSSYVTTPEEYQLQQYEGGSTLFGKYTLPAYQQEFAGLAKALKAGTPVAAGTHPPKPITAELNLQTGVVFDSPPPFKSFGQVLTDAAPQYQRGATVSVAFVTGHPKNNLHRNGSYLEVQRQVGGQWQRIADDGDWDTTYRWERTGLADSKATITWKATQPGTYRIVHHGDSKALNGTITPFTGTSRTFTVS, encoded by the coding sequence ATGCGCCGCCGCCCCCGCTCGTTGGTCGCCTTAGTAGCGTTCGCGCTCGTTGCTACCGGGCTGAACCTCCATCGGACTCCACCAGCGCAGGCTGTTGATTCCGCCTATCTGGTCGGCCGGGGGATCTCGGACATCACCGGACCCGCCGCCGAGAACGGGATGATGGGGTACTCCAAGTTCGGCCAGAACACGACCGGGATCCATCAGCGGCTACGGGCCCGGGCGTTCGTCACCGTCGAGCAGGCGACCGGTGAGCGGGTCGCGTACGTCAACTCGGATCTCGGGATGATCTTCCAGGCCCAGCGCGACGCCGTCCTGGCGAAGCTGCAGGCGAAGTACGGGAACCTGTACTCCGAACGCAACGTGTTGCTCTCAGCAACGCACACTCACAGCGGCCCAGGCGGTCAGTCGCACAACCTGGCCTACAACCTGTCCATCTACGGGTTCCAGAAGCAGGCCTTCGACGCGACCGTCGACGGCATCGTCGAGGCGATCACCAAGGCGCACCAGAACCTTGCCCCCGGCACCATCAGCCTCGGCCGGTCCACGTTGACCAATGCCAGCGTCAACCGTTCGCGGATCGCTTTCGATCAGAACCCGGCCGCCGACCGGGCCGCGTTCCCGCAGGCGATCGACCCGGCGGTGACCGTACTGCGCTTCCAGCAAGGCGGCACCGACATCGGCGCGATCAGCTGGTTCGCCACCCATGCGACCTCGATCACCAACGAGAACACGCTGATCAGCCCGGACAACAAGGGCTATGCGGCGTACCGCTGGGAGCACGACGAGAAGGGCGTCCGGTACCTGGACGAGAGCCAGGGGTTCGTCGCCGCGTTCCCCAACTCCAACGCCGGCGACATGTCGCCCAACCTCAACCTCAAGCCAGGCTCCGGTCCGACCGAGGACCCGTTGCTCAACGAGCAGATCCTCGGCGAGCGGCAGCAGCAGGCGGCCGAGCAGGCCTACAACGGGCCGCGGGCAACGATCACCGGCAGCATCGACGCCCGGATGCGATTTGTCGATATGTCGGCTGTACAGGTGGACCCGCAGTACACGCCGGACGGTGAGGCGCATCGCACCTGTACCGGCGTGGTCGGCGCCTCCACGCTGGCCGGCAGTGTCGAGGACGGGCCGGCCATCCCGATCATCCCCGAGGGCGTGACGAACCCGTTCTTCGAGGCGCTGAAGCCGTTCAAGGTCGACGTCGCGCCGTGGCTGATCAGTTGCCAGTCACCGAAGCTGGCCGCAGTACCGACCGGGTTGCTGCAGGCGACGCCTGACATCGTGCCGATCCAATTGGTCAAGCTGGGCCAGTTCTACCTGGTCGCGATGCCCGGTGAGGTGACGATCGTGGCCGGCCTGCGACTCCGGCGGACGGTCGCGGCGGAGCTCGGAGTACCGATCGAGAACGTGCTGATCTCGGGCTACTCCAACGCCTACAGCTCGTACGTGACGACGCCGGAGGAGTACCAGCTGCAGCAGTACGAAGGTGGCTCGACGCTGTTCGGGAAGTACACGTTGCCGGCGTACCAGCAGGAGTTCGCCGGACTCGCCAAAGCCCTGAAGGCCGGTACGCCGGTAGCGGCCGGAACTCATCCGCCGAAGCCGATCACGGCCGAGCTCAACCTGCAGACGGGTGTGGTGTTCGACAGCCCGCCGCCGTTCAAGTCGTTCGGCCAGGTACTGACGGATGCGGCGCCGCAGTACCAGCGTGGGGCGACTGTGTCGGTGGCGTTCGTGACCGGCCATCCGAAGAACAACCTGCACCGCAACGGCAGCTACCTTGAGGTGCAGCGCCAAGTTGGTGGCCAATGGCAACGAATTGCCGACGACGGCGACTGGGACACCACCTACCGCTGGGAGCGCACCGGCCTCGCCGATTCCAAGGCGACCATCACCTGGAAGGCGACCCAACCCGGCACCTACCGGATCGTCCACCACGGCGACTCGAAGGCGCTGAACGGCACCATCACCCCGTTCACCGGGACCTCCCGCACCTTCACAGTTTCGTAG